A DNA window from Candidatus Binataceae bacterium contains the following coding sequences:
- a CDS encoding nuclear transport factor 2 family protein codes for MQNSSAALQELLDKQACVELVQRYSRALDWLDDDALKTVFWPDAEIDFGFFKGRGDQFSVEVMKVEHSLVRRWHMTASPLVRVSGDVAEGECYGLAAGIAMRDGRAVHDIFGGRYLDRFARRGGEWRIARRIYVADWQRSFDADAAAENGLVTGLNWSNDFSPAHPWFRKI; via the coding sequence ATGCAGAATTCAAGCGCGGCGTTACAAGAGCTTCTGGACAAGCAGGCCTGCGTCGAGCTGGTGCAGCGCTACAGCCGGGCGCTGGACTGGCTCGACGACGATGCGCTGAAGACGGTCTTCTGGCCCGACGCCGAGATCGACTTCGGCTTCTTCAAGGGCCGCGGCGATCAGTTCAGCGTCGAAGTGATGAAGGTCGAACACAGCCTCGTGCGCCGCTGGCATATGACGGCGAGTCCGCTGGTGCGCGTCAGCGGTGACGTCGCGGAGGGCGAGTGCTACGGACTCGCCGCCGGAATCGCGATGCGCGACGGGCGCGCGGTGCATGATATTTTTGGCGGGCGCTACCTCGATCGCTTCGCGCGGCGCGGCGGCGAATGGCGGATCGCGCGACGAATCTATGTCGCCGACTGGCAGCGTTCATTTGACGCCGACGCGGCGGCTGAAAACGGTCTGGTGACAGGCTTGAACTGGTCCAATGATTTCAGCCCGGCCCATCCGTGGTTTCGCAAAATCTGA
- a CDS encoding choice-of-anchor D domain-containing protein encodes MKPQSMIIAIAALILTAAASASATQYPYTDSGGSVSSTATELTITGATLGSPAGTVTISCPLVAYSPIYFPYSEEWTCIGGSLTAQSNDGTTSISGSFTTGRLTLQEFTSRGATTYDYVLYANFSGSQTIKGASTAVLGEVIETLAPLTTTLDLTSGTIQSGTIDINQQYEPIYVADTGNNRIVRMLDMLGSGWTTLGKAGSGINQFSAPWGIAVDSAGKIYVTDSTNCRIVRMDNISGKNWTSYGTCGAGTGQFSSPKGLWVDASGIYIADSGNNRVVFMSDLSGTNFTAFGSLGNGTNQFDDPSGVARDSAGKIYVADTINGRIVRVDDLTGTNWTTLSSIFPMYDELLAITLDAASRIYVTDDEFGISEVIRTDNITGANPVYVGLGNPNYLYYPYGSSAVFVDPDGAIYIPDTADRIMRFFDLTDNGILILGTYATPGTGVGMFSKPEGLFVVPSTRKGAVASVSPASLSFPTELVGSPSPAESATLSNIGTGPLTLTGVGTATADFPATNNCPTTLLAGQNCSASVVFQPVVGGLLKDSLSFTTAKSAVKVSVRGSGALVSLSPSYLVLYDGQSGVVTITNPLTTTAGITSIKATKPFFQVANTCGASLAPGASCSYTVGWNYTGYVVLGDVIVTDGSGTPQYVGITGE; translated from the coding sequence ATGAAACCTCAATCGATGATTATCGCGATTGCGGCGCTTATCTTGACCGCAGCCGCCTCGGCGTCGGCGACACAATATCCCTATACCGATAGTGGCGGCAGCGTCAGCTCGACCGCGACCGAGTTGACCATCACAGGCGCGACCCTCGGGAGTCCCGCCGGCACGGTGACGATTTCGTGCCCGCTGGTCGCCTACTCGCCGATTTATTTCCCCTACTCCGAAGAGTGGACCTGTATTGGCGGCAGCCTGACGGCGCAATCGAATGACGGTACTACGAGCATCAGCGGGAGCTTCACGACGGGTCGTCTCACCCTCCAGGAGTTCACGTCTAGGGGCGCCACGACTTATGATTATGTGCTTTATGCCAACTTCTCGGGCTCGCAGACGATCAAGGGCGCTTCGACCGCGGTGCTTGGCGAGGTAATCGAGACGCTGGCGCCGCTAACGACGACGCTCGATCTGACCAGCGGAACGATCCAGAGCGGAACGATAGACATCAACCAGCAATATGAGCCGATCTATGTCGCCGACACGGGCAATAATCGCATCGTCCGGATGCTTGACATGCTGGGCTCGGGTTGGACCACCCTGGGCAAGGCTGGATCGGGGATTAATCAGTTCTCGGCGCCGTGGGGCATCGCAGTCGATTCCGCCGGCAAAATCTATGTAACCGACAGCACCAATTGCCGCATCGTCCGGATGGACAACATCAGCGGCAAAAACTGGACCTCGTATGGGACCTGCGGCGCGGGTACCGGCCAATTCTCCAGTCCAAAGGGGCTATGGGTCGATGCCAGCGGCATCTATATCGCCGACAGCGGCAACAACCGCGTGGTCTTCATGAGCGACCTTAGCGGGACCAACTTCACGGCGTTCGGCAGCCTCGGGAACGGCACGAATCAGTTTGACGATCCAAGCGGCGTTGCGCGCGATAGTGCGGGTAAGATTTACGTCGCCGACACAATCAATGGCCGCATCGTGCGGGTTGACGATTTGACCGGAACCAACTGGACGACGCTTTCGTCAATCTTCCCGATGTACGACGAACTGCTCGCGATCACACTCGATGCGGCATCGAGGATCTACGTCACCGACGATGAATTCGGCATCAGCGAGGTGATCCGCACTGATAATATCACCGGGGCGAATCCGGTTTATGTGGGGCTCGGCAACCCCAATTATCTGTATTACCCCTACGGCAGCTCGGCGGTATTTGTCGATCCTGACGGCGCCATCTACATCCCCGACACTGCAGATCGGATCATGCGTTTTTTTGACTTAACCGACAACGGCATCCTCATCCTTGGTACGTATGCCACCCCCGGAACCGGTGTCGGGATGTTTTCCAAACCGGAGGGGCTCTTCGTCGTGCCGAGCACGAGGAAAGGCGCGGTCGCGTCTGTCAGCCCGGCGAGCCTCAGTTTCCCGACGGAATTAGTTGGTTCGCCGAGTCCGGCCGAAAGCGCCACGCTGAGCAACATCGGGACTGGGCCATTGACCTTGACCGGCGTCGGCACCGCAACGGCGGATTTTCCGGCGACCAACAATTGCCCGACCACACTCCTCGCCGGCCAAAACTGTTCCGCGTCAGTCGTCTTTCAGCCGGTGGTCGGCGGCCTGCTGAAGGACTCGCTCAGTTTCACGACGGCCAAAAGTGCTGTGAAGGTAAGCGTACGAGGTAGTGGGGCGCTGGTCTCGCTCTCACCCAGTTACCTCGTTCTGTACGACGGCCAGAGTGGGGTGGTCACGATCACCAACCCGTTGACGACGACGGCCGGGATCACCTCGATCAAAGCAACCAAACCTTTCTTCCAGGTGGCGAATACCTGCGGCGCGAGTCTCGCGCCCGGCGCGAGTTGTTCCTACACGGTCGGATGGAACTATACGGGGTACGTGGTGCTCGGGGATGTCATCGTCACCGACGGTTCGGGCACGCCCCAATACGTGGGCATCACCGGCGAGTAA
- a CDS encoding acyl carrier protein, whose protein sequence is MVSKDEIAALLSKYLQELFDLPPEKLTLDARLAEDLDLDSIDAVDIMVKLQEYTGRKISSSEFKTARTIGDVVDRIYAQVNHGARP, encoded by the coding sequence ATGGTCTCTAAGGATGAGATTGCGGCGCTGTTGTCGAAATATCTGCAGGAACTGTTCGACTTGCCGCCGGAAAAGCTCACGCTGGATGCGCGCCTAGCTGAGGACCTCGACCTCGACAGCATCGACGCGGTCGACATAATGGTCAAGCTGCAGGAATATACCGGCCGCAAAATCTCGTCGTCTGAATTCAAGACCGCACGCACCATCGGGGATGTCGTCGACAGGATCTATGCGCAGGTGAACCATGGCGCGCGCCCTTGA
- a CDS encoding class I SAM-dependent methyltransferase: MSAPGAKRSLQSLDAAARDEGRARLHVAESRFGLWFLGTEIWTRHVLQPALAELDGLIENRRASYPVIVDVGCGHGRSFKLLNERFRPVRMIGVDIDREMLASARAEAHRHELAVEFKRASSAALPIPDQSVDLLFCHQTFHHLVDQQSALREFHRVLKRDGVLLFAESTRRYIRSWIIRLLFRHPMEVQRTAPEYLTMLRAAGFTIDAQAISYPYLWWSRADFAIMERWFGITPPADREETLIDLVATRD, from the coding sequence GTGAGTGCGCCAGGCGCAAAGCGATCACTGCAGAGCCTTGACGCCGCCGCCCGCGACGAAGGGCGGGCGCGGCTTCACGTGGCGGAATCCCGCTTCGGCTTATGGTTTCTCGGCACTGAGATTTGGACCCGCCATGTGCTGCAACCCGCGCTCGCAGAACTCGACGGTCTGATCGAAAATCGACGTGCTTCTTATCCTGTGATCGTCGATGTCGGCTGCGGCCACGGACGTTCGTTCAAACTGCTCAATGAGCGCTTCCGGCCGGTGCGGATGATCGGCGTCGACATTGACCGGGAGATGCTCGCGAGTGCGCGGGCGGAAGCACATCGCCACGAACTCGCGGTGGAATTCAAGCGAGCCTCAAGCGCCGCGCTGCCGATTCCCGACCAATCGGTCGATCTGCTGTTCTGCCATCAGACGTTTCATCACCTGGTCGATCAACAGAGTGCGCTGCGCGAATTTCATCGCGTGCTCAAGCGTGACGGCGTGCTGTTATTTGCCGAATCGACCCGCCGGTATATCCGTTCGTGGATCATTCGCCTGCTCTTCCGCCATCCGATGGAGGTGCAACGCACCGCGCCGGAATATCTCACGATGCTTCGCGCGGCCGGCTTCACAATTGATGCGCAGGCGATTTCGTATCCTTATTTGTGGTGGAGTCGCGCGGACTTCGCGATCATGGAACGCTGGTTTGGGATAACGCCGCCCGCCGATCGCGAAGAGACCTTAATCGATTTGGTGGCGACTCGCGATTGA
- a CDS encoding lysophospholipid acyltransferase family protein produces the protein MLSRGFYLWRLCWTAIAFALLGLGGFVLAIAVIPLATLSIRDEQARSRRAQAVIRASLRLYLAILRALGVLKLETVGGEKLSACRGSLIVANHPTLIDIVLLMAMVPEAKCIVKPELFRNPLLREAVRAAGYIRNDDEPEVLIEKCREILVAGSNLIVFPEGTRSVPGQSIHFQRGFAHIATLTGATLLPVTITCEPVTLIKGEPFYKIPRSRPNFRLEVAEEIDPGRFLGTQSRARSARSLVAYLQADYCARLVSGARLNHG, from the coding sequence GTGCTTAGCCGTGGCTTCTACCTGTGGCGCCTCTGCTGGACCGCGATAGCGTTTGCCTTACTTGGGCTCGGCGGCTTCGTCCTTGCGATTGCGGTGATTCCCCTCGCTACCTTGTCCATACGCGACGAGCAGGCCCGCAGCCGGCGCGCGCAAGCCGTCATCCGCGCGAGCCTGCGCCTTTACCTCGCGATACTGCGCGCACTGGGCGTGCTGAAACTCGAGACCGTCGGCGGCGAGAAACTCTCAGCCTGTCGCGGCAGTCTGATAGTCGCTAATCACCCGACGCTGATCGATATCGTCCTGCTGATGGCGATGGTGCCGGAAGCGAAGTGCATCGTGAAGCCCGAGCTCTTCCGCAACCCCCTGCTGCGCGAGGCGGTGCGCGCCGCGGGTTACATTCGCAACGACGACGAACCTGAGGTATTGATCGAGAAGTGTCGCGAGATCTTGGTGGCCGGCAGTAATCTCATCGTGTTTCCCGAAGGCACCCGCTCCGTACCGGGTCAGTCGATCCACTTTCAAAGAGGCTTCGCGCACATCGCGACGCTGACTGGCGCAACCTTGCTGCCCGTTACCATCACGTGCGAACCCGTGACGTTGATCAAGGGCGAGCCGTTCTACAAAATCCCCCGGTCACGCCCCAACTTTCGCCTCGAAGTCGCCGAGGAGATCGACCCGGGACGCTTTCTGGGGACCCAATCACGCGCGCGCAGCGCACGCAGTCTCGTCGCGTATTTGCAAGCGGACTACTGTGCGAGGTTAGTTTCTGGTGCGAGGTTAAATCATGGCTGA
- a CDS encoding SDR family oxidoreductase, with protein MRVFVTGATGFIGSAIVSELIGAGHRVLGLARSDAAAASLKAVGAEVHRGALDDPDSLKRGAEASDGVIHAAFVHDFLSDNSVRDFSSLYLAAAETDRRAIETLGLALAGSDRPLVVTSGTALLAPNRLGTEDDGPDPASSAAPRVASEETTLSMASRGVRASVVRLPPSVHGDGDRGFVPGLINFAREKAVSGYVGEGFNRWPAVHRLDAAVLYRLALESAPAGSRLHAVAEEGVALRDIAIAIGRHLNVPVVSVPSARAGDHFGWLTNFIAMDNPTSSSLTRKRVGWRPAQRDLIQDLDQGSYFDSRKS; from the coding sequence ATGCGGGTTTTTGTCACCGGCGCGACCGGGTTCATCGGCTCGGCCATCGTGAGCGAACTGATTGGTGCGGGGCACCGAGTTCTCGGCCTTGCCCGCTCGGATGCGGCCGCTGCATCTCTCAAGGCCGTCGGGGCCGAGGTGCATCGTGGCGCTCTCGATGATCCTGATAGCCTGAAGCGTGGAGCAGAGGCATCGGACGGCGTGATCCACGCCGCATTCGTCCACGACTTCTTGTCTGACAACTCAGTCCGCGACTTCTCCTCCCTCTACTTGGCTGCAGCCGAAACGGATCGGCGCGCCATTGAGACGCTGGGCCTAGCGCTCGCCGGTTCCGATCGCCCCCTCGTGGTCACCTCCGGTACCGCGCTTCTGGCGCCCAATCGTCTAGGCACTGAAGACGACGGGCCTGATCCGGCATCGAGCGCGGCGCCCCGCGTCGCCTCGGAGGAAACCACTCTGTCAATGGCGTCGCGTGGCGTGCGCGCCTCCGTCGTGCGCCTTCCCCCGTCGGTCCATGGGGACGGCGATCGCGGCTTTGTCCCAGGCCTGATCAATTTTGCCCGCGAGAAGGCCGTCTCGGGCTATGTGGGTGAGGGATTCAACCGCTGGCCGGCAGTGCATCGATTGGATGCGGCGGTGCTCTATCGGCTGGCGCTGGAGAGCGCGCCAGCTGGTTCGAGGCTTCACGCGGTAGCTGAGGAGGGGGTGGCACTTCGCGACATCGCAATCGCCATCGGCAGGCATTTGAACGTGCCGGTGGTCTCGGTGCCGAGCGCCAGGGCAGGAGACCATTTCGGCTGGCTGACGAACTTCATTGCGATGGACAATCCCACGTCCAGCAGCCTTACCCGGAAGCGCGTGGGATGGCGTCCGGCGCAGCGGGATCTGATCCAAGACCTTGACCAGGGGTCCTATTTCGACAGCCGCAAGTCCTAA
- a CDS encoding beta-ketoacyl synthase chain length factor, whose protein sequence is MLSVLEDAEAAAEVAVMTVAAVKAFPATRFRVADWMAYALGLETREAWRAWARGLGNPEPDNARTAATLPPMLRRRISKVGQMAFRASYALSEQRTARLVFCSRHGELDRTLRVLRSLIASEQMSPTDFTLSVHNALAGLLSIIWGNTAGHTAIAAGADSFAYGLMEAVASLQAESGAPVMLVYFDDLVPPPYDEIADSVDNCLALALLLEPPRDDGDDLMFAFESHASAPVQLSASAQALDFLSFMLSGERERSFVGERAQWRWRRCA, encoded by the coding sequence ATGCTGTCAGTTTTGGAAGACGCCGAAGCTGCCGCGGAAGTTGCAGTGATGACCGTTGCGGCGGTCAAGGCGTTCCCGGCGACACGCTTCCGCGTCGCCGACTGGATGGCTTACGCGCTCGGGCTGGAGACCCGCGAAGCTTGGCGCGCCTGGGCGCGCGGCTTGGGAAATCCCGAACCGGATAACGCACGAACCGCGGCAACCTTGCCGCCGATGCTGCGCCGGCGCATCAGCAAGGTTGGCCAGATGGCCTTTCGCGCGAGCTATGCGCTTTCCGAGCAGCGGACGGCCCGTCTGGTCTTCTGTTCGCGCCACGGCGAGCTTGATCGGACGCTGCGGGTTCTGCGTTCGCTGATCGCGAGCGAGCAGATGTCGCCCACAGACTTCACGCTTTCCGTCCACAATGCGCTCGCGGGCCTGCTCTCGATCATCTGGGGCAACACCGCCGGGCATACCGCGATCGCCGCGGGCGCGGATAGTTTTGCTTACGGCCTGATGGAGGCCGTCGCCTCCCTGCAGGCTGAATCCGGCGCTCCCGTGATGCTGGTTTATTTTGACGACCTCGTGCCTCCGCCGTATGACGAGATCGCTGACAGCGTCGACAACTGCCTTGCCCTCGCGCTTCTGCTCGAGCCGCCGCGCGACGACGGCGACGATTTGATGTTCGCGTTCGAGTCGCACGCGAGCGCGCCGGTGCAGCTCTCGGCGAGCGCGCAGGCGCTCGATTTCCTCAGCTTCATGCTCTCAGGCGAGCGCGAACGCAGCTTTGTCGGGGAGCGCGCGCAGTGGCGCTGGCGGCGTTGTGCTTAG
- a CDS encoding phosphopantetheine-binding protein, which yields MADLEHELKELIVSALDLEDLSPDDIDSDEPLFVTGLGLDSIDGLELGVAIRRKYGLKVQGSKEQIRAIFQTVRTIAQYLADQESH from the coding sequence ATGGCTGACCTCGAACACGAGCTGAAAGAGCTCATCGTCAGCGCCCTTGACCTCGAGGATCTCTCCCCCGACGACATCGACAGCGACGAACCCTTGTTCGTAACCGGTCTCGGACTTGACTCCATCGACGGCCTGGAGCTCGGCGTCGCGATCCGCAGGAAGTACGGACTGAAGGTGCAGGGCTCGAAGGAACAAATCCGCGCGATCTTCCAGACCGTGCGCACCATCGCGCAATATCTGGCGGATCAGGAATCTCATTAA
- a CDS encoding beta-galactosidase has product MRDSAIRLFFAVLLSSGLGSSIAAAQTSEVKGIYAYNSIYSQWSRAHGTQWFITSSVLTNNNIDGVALKFAWNAIETADGVYAWAPLDNMIAQAAGAGKSVTIDVVGGYLAPSWLFAQRAQAFSFVWSQPWGPKMCSVTKIPVPWDPVFIEKWTAFVEALGARYSANATVTGVKISGLNSVDEETSVPFGVNQAIHNGKTSCTGYNDVANWQAAGYTRLQVEAAWRQIAAAFQSAFPTKTLVATMDMGGFPPIDDNGLVFTPGKYDAGQDSQATLDIIADGVAAYGAQFALQNDGLVGYGQAWPTETSYANQITTGYQTVAALGGGLPAAMNLAANAGTHYLELYPSDLDNSSLQSAIAKSRVALIANAQ; this is encoded by the coding sequence ATGAGAGATTCCGCGATTCGTCTGTTTTTCGCCGTTCTGTTGAGTAGTGGACTCGGTTCATCGATCGCCGCGGCGCAAACGTCTGAAGTAAAAGGCATTTACGCCTATAATTCGATCTATTCGCAGTGGTCAAGAGCCCACGGGACTCAGTGGTTTATCACCTCGTCAGTACTGACCAACAACAATATCGACGGGGTGGCCTTGAAGTTCGCGTGGAACGCGATCGAGACCGCGGACGGCGTTTACGCCTGGGCGCCACTGGATAATATGATCGCGCAGGCGGCCGGCGCCGGCAAAAGCGTCACGATCGACGTGGTCGGAGGCTATCTGGCCCCGAGCTGGCTGTTCGCTCAAAGGGCGCAAGCGTTCAGCTTTGTGTGGTCTCAGCCTTGGGGTCCGAAGATGTGCTCGGTAACAAAGATCCCGGTGCCTTGGGATCCCGTGTTCATCGAGAAATGGACGGCTTTCGTGGAAGCCCTGGGCGCGCGCTACAGCGCCAATGCCACCGTCACTGGCGTCAAAATCTCGGGCTTGAATTCGGTCGACGAAGAGACCTCGGTGCCGTTCGGCGTGAACCAGGCGATCCACAACGGTAAAACGAGCTGCACCGGTTACAATGATGTAGCTAACTGGCAAGCCGCCGGCTACACACGCTTGCAGGTTGAAGCGGCGTGGCGACAGATCGCCGCGGCCTTTCAGAGCGCCTTTCCGACCAAGACCCTGGTGGCGACGATGGACATGGGAGGCTTTCCGCCGATCGACGATAACGGCCTGGTTTTCACCCCAGGTAAGTACGATGCCGGACAGGATAGTCAGGCGACGCTGGATATAATTGCCGATGGGGTAGCAGCTTATGGCGCGCAGTTCGCGTTGCAGAACGATGGACTCGTGGGTTACGGACAGGCGTGGCCGACTGAGACCAGTTATGCGAACCAAATTACGACGGGCTATCAGACGGTCGCGGCGCTGGGCGGCGGCTTGCCCGCGGCGATGAACTTGGCGGCCAACGCCGGGACACATTATCTCGAGCTCTACCCGTCGGACCTCGACAACTCTTCATTGCAGAGCGCAATCGCGAAGAGCCGTGTGGCGCTGATCGCCAACGCGCAATAG
- a CDS encoding SDR family oxidoreductase — MALLEGKVVVITGAGRGIGREEALQMAKQGAKVVVNDLGGHFDGTGQSRSPAEDVVKEIRAGGGEAVANFESVTDFKSSKRILECAIDNFGKLNVVVNNAGILRDRMIFNMNEDDFDAVIGVHLKGTFNMARHACNYWREQHKAGNLLNGRLINTSSDSGLLGNAGQANYGTAKAAVATMAIIMDREMARYGVAINAIAPVARTRLTIDATPQTAATMPTPKTGEVDMFSPAHVAPLVAWLGSDDAKDCHGEIFRVGLGNVWLMRGWHSVAKITQSGPLRFWDPAELGARVKKELATGVTKKENLGEVLSGKV, encoded by the coding sequence ATGGCATTACTCGAGGGCAAAGTTGTTGTAATCACGGGCGCGGGCCGCGGAATCGGGCGCGAAGAGGCGCTGCAGATGGCCAAGCAGGGCGCGAAGGTCGTCGTCAACGATCTGGGCGGCCATTTCGACGGCACCGGCCAATCGCGTTCGCCCGCCGAGGACGTCGTCAAGGAAATCCGCGCGGGCGGCGGCGAGGCGGTCGCGAACTTCGAGAGCGTCACAGACTTCAAGTCCTCCAAGCGCATCCTCGAATGCGCAATCGACAACTTCGGCAAGCTCAACGTCGTGGTCAACAACGCCGGCATCCTGCGCGACCGCATGATCTTCAACATGAACGAAGATGACTTTGACGCCGTCATCGGCGTTCATCTGAAGGGCACCTTCAACATGGCGCGCCACGCCTGCAACTATTGGCGCGAGCAGCATAAGGCGGGCAATCTGCTCAACGGCCGGCTGATTAACACGAGCTCGGATTCGGGCTTGCTCGGCAATGCCGGACAGGCCAATTACGGTACCGCGAAAGCCGCCGTGGCGACGATGGCGATCATCATGGATCGCGAGATGGCGCGCTACGGCGTCGCGATCAATGCGATCGCGCCGGTCGCCCGCACCCGCCTGACGATCGACGCGACGCCGCAGACCGCGGCGACAATGCCAACGCCCAAGACCGGCGAAGTAGACATGTTCAGCCCGGCCCACGTGGCCCCGCTAGTGGCGTGGCTGGGCAGCGACGACGCCAAAGACTGTCATGGTGAAATCTTTCGCGTCGGGCTCGGCAACGTCTGGCTGATGCGCGGATGGCATAGCGTGGCCAAGATCACCCAGAGCGGGCCACTCAGGTTCTGGGATCCTGCAGAACTCGGCGCGCGTGTCAAAAAGGAACTCGCGACTGGGGTGACCAAGAAAGAGAATCTCGGCGAGGTTCTGTCGGGAAAAGTCTGA
- a CDS encoding NAD(P)/FAD-dependent oxidoreductase, producing MAIINSGTTAISPSPAGEPCDVLIIGGGPCGSTAAALIAAAGKDVVLLEKEAHPRFHIGESLLPRNLAALERLGMLEEIAGMGVLKPGAEFISDETGRSVEFNFATGLDREYTYSYQVKRADFDQALFANARGKGVRTYEHTAVADVTFGAGGARARVSARNSNGMQLFSPKLVLDASGRDAFLATKFRLLEADKRNSTAAVFAHFRMVEPRGGRLAGSISIHLASDGWFWVIPLPGGIMSVGFVGDQAAFKTRRGTMGDFFFEKLRNSRMVGPRMRRAELVSEVTATGNYSYCARSACGEGYFLMGDAFAFVDPVFSTGVLLAMTAGESGAAVALRWLDNPRAGLALARKAERRMRQALNKISWLIYRINHPVLRDMFMAPSNRFRMRAGLVSILAGNLQPSWRYSPPLLAFKAAFFALSLAYRFGFRLPVPTAPEMNPE from the coding sequence GTGGCCATAATCAACTCGGGCACGACCGCGATTAGCCCTTCGCCCGCGGGCGAGCCGTGCGATGTTTTGATTATCGGAGGAGGACCGTGCGGCTCGACCGCTGCCGCACTGATCGCGGCTGCCGGCAAGGACGTGGTTTTGCTCGAGAAGGAGGCGCATCCGCGCTTCCATATCGGCGAATCGCTGCTGCCGCGCAATCTTGCCGCGCTTGAGCGGCTCGGGATGCTCGAAGAAATCGCCGGCATGGGCGTGTTGAAACCGGGCGCTGAATTCATTTCGGACGAGACCGGCCGGAGCGTGGAATTCAACTTCGCGACCGGGCTCGATCGCGAATACACTTATAGTTACCAGGTCAAACGCGCAGATTTCGATCAAGCGCTATTCGCTAATGCACGCGGCAAGGGCGTCCGCACCTACGAGCACACTGCGGTCGCAGATGTGACCTTCGGCGCCGGCGGCGCGCGGGCGCGAGTGTCGGCCCGGAACTCGAATGGTATGCAGCTTTTCAGCCCCAAGCTGGTGCTCGACGCCTCCGGGCGCGACGCTTTTCTGGCGACCAAGTTCCGGCTGCTGGAAGCGGACAAGCGGAACTCCACGGCCGCGGTGTTCGCGCATTTCCGCATGGTGGAGCCGCGCGGCGGCCGATTGGCCGGGTCGATCAGCATTCACTTGGCCAGCGACGGATGGTTCTGGGTAATCCCGCTACCCGGCGGCATCATGAGCGTCGGGTTCGTCGGCGATCAGGCGGCCTTCAAAACTCGCCGTGGTACGATGGGGGATTTTTTCTTCGAGAAGCTGCGGAACAGCCGGATGGTCGGCCCGCGGATGCGGCGGGCCGAGCTGGTCTCGGAAGTGACGGCGACGGGAAACTATTCGTACTGCGCGCGGTCGGCGTGCGGAGAGGGTTACTTCCTGATGGGCGACGCCTTCGCCTTCGTCGATCCGGTGTTTTCCACCGGCGTCCTGCTGGCGATGACGGCGGGCGAGAGCGGCGCCGCCGTGGCGCTGCGCTGGCTCGACAATCCACGCGCCGGGCTGGCGCTCGCGCGCAAGGCCGAACGGCGCATGCGGCAAGCGCTGAACAAGATCTCGTGGCTGATTTACCGCATCAACCATCCGGTATTGCGCGATATGTTCATGGCGCCGAGCAACCGTTTTCGGATGCGCGCCGGGCTGGTTTCGATCCTGGCGGGCAACCTGCAACCGAGCTGGCGATATTCACCGCCTTTGCTCGCGTTCAAAGCTGCGTTCTTCGCACTGTCGCTGGCCTACCGCTTTGGCTTTCGACTGCCGGTGCCGACCGCTCCCGAGATGAATCCCGAGTGA